In a genomic window of Drosophila takahashii strain IR98-3 E-12201 chromosome 3L, DtakHiC1v2, whole genome shotgun sequence:
- the LOC138913144 gene encoding uncharacterized protein isoform X2, with translation MSLKLNEALGFLIEQLSKDDMPDQQLQQDAAEISTKLNEELSNINSIFKGTVGDWNQSYSNVLKTQGFVKSNMLGNVEKLTIILNGYLPPQITKIIYGPVDWRPVNNLDDALLLVIKRTIPFMENPEQLSSAYEKLMQFKQSDTVSMKEIRALFGLH, from the exons ATGTCGCTTAAATTAAACGAGGCTCTCGGATTTTTGATAGAACAATTATCCAAAGACGACATGCCTGATCAGCAATTGCAGCAGGACGCCGCCGAAATATCCACGAAACTAAATGAGGAACTAAGTAATATTAACTCGATCTTCAAAGGCACAGTGGGTGACTGGAACCAGTCGT ATTCGAATGTTCTCAAAACACAAGGATTTGTGAAATCAAACATGTTGGGCAATGTAGAAAAATTGACGATCATCTTGAATGGATATTTACCGCcccaaattacaaaaataatatatggtCCCGTCGACTGGAGGCCAGTTAACAATTTAGATGATGCTCTGCTCTTG GTCATAAAAAGAACTATTCCGTTCATGGAAAACCCCGAGCAACTGTCGAGTGCTTACGAAAAACTAATGCAATTTAAGCAATCGGACACCGTTTCAATGAAAGAGATAAGAGCTCTTTTTGGTTTGCATTAA
- the Cpr78Cb gene encoding pupal cuticle protein Edg-78E, whose protein sequence is MRYFLIGLVFLALAWMAQVDGRLVRVRRIRRLVGATGEQDAQITDFRVSPSDDEGVFKYAFKTSNGIDVQAAGSPLETIGIYSYISPEGVPIETRYIADELGFHVVGRHLPQPPPTPDYILRSLEYIRTHTEDGKLKKREFF, encoded by the exons ATGCGATATTTT CTAATTGGCCTGGTTTTCCTGGCCCTCGCTTGGATGGCCCAAGTGGATGGGCGTCTGGTGAGGGTGCGCCGGATCCGGAGATTGGTGGGTGCGACTGGTGAGCAGGATGCCCAGATAACCGACTTTCGGGTTTCGCCCTCCGACGACGAGGGTGTCTTCAAGTACGCCTTCAAGACCAGCAATGGCATCGATGTCCAGGCGGCGGGATCTCCGCTGGAAACCATTGGAATATACAGCTACATCTCGCCCGAGGGTGTTCCCATCGAGACGCGCTACATAGCCGATGAACTGGGCTTCCATGTGGTGGGCCGTCATCTGCCGCAGCCGCCGCCCACACCCGACTACATCCTACGATCCCTGGAATACATTCGCACACACACCGAGGACGGAAAGCTGAAGAAGCGCGAATTCTTCTGA
- the Cpr78Ca gene encoding pupal cuticle protein Edg-78E: MMSFGKLAGLLILVHLNHCIGNTDRTIYYRNTPPDPFGHYNFEFQTTNGITTKGAGNENGAVGVVQFVSLEGIPVTFSYVADANGYQPTGDLIPAIPLHVIRQLEYIRSHPPVDERRSRRW; this comes from the exons ATGATGTCGTTTGGCAAG CTTGCGGGGCTCCTGATCCTGGTCCACCTAAACCATTGTATCGGAAATACGGACAGGACCATCTACTACCGGAATACCCCGCCCGATCCCTTTGGTCACTACAACTTCGAGTTCCAGACCACCAATGGCATCACCACCAAGGGAGCCGGGAATGAAAATGGAGCCGTCGGCGTGGTTCAGTTCGTGTCCCTCGAGGGAATTCCCGTGACCTTCTCCTACGTGGCCGATGCGAATGGCTACCAGCCCACCGGAGATCTCATTCCGGCCATTCCGCTGCACGTCATCCGCCAATTGGAGTACATCCGCTCACATCCGCCGGTGGACGAGCGTCGGTCGAGGCGTTGGTAA
- the LOC138913144 gene encoding uncharacterized protein isoform X3, whose amino-acid sequence MSLKLNEALGFLIEQLSKDDMPDQQLQQDAAEISTKLNEELSNINSIFKGTVGDWNQSSFSHKGSLL is encoded by the exons ATGTCGCTTAAATTAAACGAGGCTCTCGGATTTTTGATAGAACAATTATCCAAAGACGACATGCCTGATCAGCAATTGCAGCAGGACGCCGCCGAAATATCCACGAAACTAAATGAGGAACTAAGTAATATTAACTCGATCTTCAAAGGCACAGTGGGTGACTGGAACCAGTCGT caTTCTCTCATAAAGGATCTTTACTTTGA
- the LOC138913144 gene encoding uncharacterized protein isoform X1, translating to MSLKLNEALGFLIEQLSKDDMPDQQLQQDAAEISTKLNEELSNINSIFKGTVGDWNQSCFFLPYTTGVPVLYIKMPFDIEAQLVSSEDRWCTFKLKTTVHHPSVQNGYLNGVRLNQLFFIDLMKATDRISQEKLKSGKTYKLRVDFEKIEGVTIFNIKVFEYKHERVERRPAYLYKFSLFINFGKSSDGYTSKSNFFARADSNVLKTQGFVKSNMLGNVEKLTIILNGYLPPQITKIIYGPVDWRPVNNLDDALLLVIKRTIPFMENPEQLSSAYEKLMQFKQSDTVSMKEIRALFGLH from the exons ATGTCGCTTAAATTAAACGAGGCTCTCGGATTTTTGATAGAACAATTATCCAAAGACGACATGCCTGATCAGCAATTGCAGCAGGACGCCGCCGAAATATCCACGAAACTAAATGAGGAACTAAGTAATATTAACTCGATCTTCAAAGGCACAGTGGGTGACTGGAACCAGTCGT GTTTTTTCTTACCCTACACCACGGGGGTGCCCGTTCTGTATATTAAAATGCCATTTGATATTGAAGCTCAGCTCGTTTCCTCTGAGGATCGTTGGTGCACTTTTAAACTAAAGACAACTGTACATCATCCATCTGTTCAAAATGGTTATTTAAACGGTGTAAGGCTGAACCAACTTTTTTTCATAGACTTGATGAAAGCTACCGATAGAATTTCTCAAGAAAAGTTGAAAAGTggcaaaacctataaacttcGCGTTGACTTCGAAAAGATTGAAGGcgtaacaatttttaacatCAAAGTCTTCGAATATAAACATGAAAGGGTGGAGAGAAGACCCGCTTACCTTTATAAGTTTTcgcttttcattaattttggaaaaagttCTGACGGTTATACAAGCAAAAGCAATTTCTTTGCCCGAGCAGATTCGAATGTTCTCAAAACACAAGGATTTGTGAAATCAAACATGTTGGGCAATGTAGAAAAATTGACGATCATCTTGAATGGATATTTACCGCcccaaattacaaaaataatatatggtCCCGTCGACTGGAGGCCAGTTAACAATTTAGATGATGCTCTGCTCTTG GTCATAAAAAGAACTATTCCGTTCATGGAAAACCCCGAGCAACTGTCGAGTGCTTACGAAAAACTAATGCAATTTAAGCAATCGGACACCGTTTCAATGAAAGAGATAAGAGCTCTTTTTGGTTTGCATTAA